GGCAAACTAGCCCCATTTCATATTAGATTTCTTTTCTTGATTATCATCACCAACCCTAAAATAAAAATAAAGGAAACAAATCTGAAAAATGTGCATCACACAAATTACAGCAACAAGAAACTAAAATAAAAACACATCACAATCCTAGCTTGCGACAAGTCACATGACGGTGCAGGCAGCTGGGTTTTCATCACTGAAAGCGGTGGTGTACCTCACTTCCGTGGAGCTCGCACGTGCCAACCCCCCGGACATCTGTTGGTCACTTCGCACGTAACCCGCCGGAGCCTTCTTGTCGTATACACCCTGTGCGTATGGGTGGTCAACGACGTCGTAAGGCACATACGGCCAGATCTCCACCTTCTTCCCCGTCCGATGCGCGACGCGTGCCAACACCTTCTTCGGCTCCACGTATCCGACCACCGTCAGCTTGCTCGCTTTCCGGTCTATGTCGACTTGTGTCACGCCCTTCATTCCCTCCACTGACCTCCTCACCTTCCTCTCGCAACCTTCGCAGTCCATCTTCACCTTAATCTCCACCGTCTGGTTCAAAATCAAACAAACAAACAAGTTTACGTTAGCGGCAATGTACACGTGGCGTATTCTCAGCGGCTGTTACTGGGTATATCCAGCTCTAAAGAAGAAGAAAAAGCAGCAGAAGAACAACAGGGACAGGTTGCCTTTCTTTTTTACAATCATTCTCTTCAACTTTTGGACTTGTCATTATTCAAAAAACAAGATTCTTTTTCTTTTTCTACAAGAACATGGATCTAACAATAAAAGATTTGATCATAGAAGAAGGACTAAATTGCTAATTGCTTGAGATCTACTGGGTTATGAGCACTACTAGCTGTTTGAGATTTTAGAGCTCAAAAACACAAACAAAGTATTGAACTTTGAGGGCTCAAGTAAATACCTGGAAATTCTTTCGCTTCTTGTGATGACTCCCACTGGAGCAATCAAATAGATGAGAGAAATGATCTAGAGCACCCATCTTCTCCTTTGATGTGACAAAGATTCAGAACCAGGGGGAATAGCAATACCCAACAATTTATAGAACAGAACTTGGAAGCTTTTTTGTAACTCAGATTTGCAGAGAGAGAGAGAGTTAAACTAATTGGAGGAGTATGGAGAGCTGGGACATATGAGTCAGTTGGTAGCTCCATTTTTATAAGCAAAAGAAAAATATCTCTGGGATTTTTCATTTTCTTTCTTTATTAGAATAATAAGGCCATGTCCATCAGGAAGATCTGGGACGTCAGTGGTCAGTGACTCGACTAAAATAGGGTTTATCGTTCTGGGTTAGCGACACGTGTCCCTTTAGAACAGTGTCTGATAGGATCCAACGGGAGACACAGCGTG
The window above is part of the Fragaria vesca subsp. vesca linkage group LG2, FraVesHawaii_1.0, whole genome shotgun sequence genome. Proteins encoded here:
- the LOC101315293 gene encoding heavy metal-associated isoprenylated plant protein 26-like encodes the protein MGALDHFSHLFDCSSGSHHKKRKNFQTVEIKVKMDCEGCERKVRRSVEGMKGVTQVDIDRKASKLTVVGYVEPKKVLARVAHRTGKKVEIWPYVPYDVVDHPYAQGVYDKKAPAGYVRSDQQMSGGLARASSTEVRYTTAFSDENPAACTVM